Genomic DNA from Amycolatopsis alba DSM 44262:
TGGTCGGGCGCGCTTCATCAGCCAATATATCTCTTTGACTGTCTGGCTCCACGCGGCTTGGAAGCTTGAGCCGATCTCGTGCTCCCACCTTGGCAACCACACAGACCCAAGCTGTGAATTGTTCTCCATCAGCTGATATGTGGCTTCGACTAGGCCTACGAAGTCGCTCCACGCCGAAACCGGAGGCAACGTCCCCTCGGCCAAGGTCATGCCGAGAGCGGCCGCGTGCAGCACCGCACCGGCAATGGCCCTAGGATGCCCATGAGTCGTGACCGCGTCTACGATGATGTTCTCGAGACATCGTGCTGATGCTACGGAATCAGCAGCCCACACGTGCGGCTGGATGCGCATAGCCACACCGTTGCCCCCCGCATTGGTCCAGCCTTCGTAAAAGTTGGCAAACCATGGCGTCGCGGTCTTCGCGAGGTTTGCGGCAGCCGCCTTGCTGGCCCGGCCGCCGCCGAGCGCGTAGGAGGGCCAGATGGGCACTTCGACCTTGGCGAACGCTTCGACGTCAAACCTGCGGGACGATAGTGCGCGAGCGGTGGCCAGCCGCAGCTGGGTGTCGTCGGAGTAGCTGCCGGCTGGCAGCGTCATCGTGACGCCGTATCGGCCGCCGACTCGTCTGCTCCACTCGATCGGCGCTTCAAGCCTGTGTCCATGTAGCCGGCGTTGGAGGCCCCTTTCATCAGTGAGTTCGCTGATGAAGCCAAGCGCATCGGCCCAGGCTGACCACAGCATCGAGCCCACGATGCGATCGCGGCGTGCGGCCGAGCCAGCGTGCGCGCTCATCCAAACACCTCCGGTTTGCACTCGATCGGGATGCCCGACAGGCTCGGCAATGTAGCCGCAAGCCCCTTGACAGCGTCAATGTAGTCGTCCTCAGGCACATAGATGCGTCGCAGCAGGCCGAGCTCCACCTGATCGGGATAGAGCACCTCCGCCTGAGGGTCAGTCGGCAGGTTTCTCGGCGTATGTGCGGTGCGACAGCTCAGGTTCCCGTATCGGCCCGGCACCTTGTCTGCGTACAGCGCGGACAGGCCAGCCCCGCCCTGGCCGCGTTTAACCGCTGGGTAGATGTTGTTGGTCGTTGTGAAGTAGACCCCGTCGTGCGACAGCAGCGCCGGGTCGAAGGCCAGCACGCACCACCACACTTCGTCGGCCACGTGCCAGCGGTCCTTCGAGATGCCCAACAGAGTTCCGTTCACCTGAGTCAGCGACAGGTTCACGTATCCGGTCCACCCCGCGTCCCCAGTTCGGCTACGACAGTTCGGCAGGTAGATGTGCTCCAGGTATGCGTCGGCCGTCAGGCCGTCGCGCGACTTCACGGCTCCGGTCGCCCCGATGCCTACCAGGCCACGGTTGGTCGTGAAGTGGAGAACCTCCTCGATCCCGAACCCGCGAGCAAGGTCGGGAATGGACAGCGCCGGCTCATGCGGCGCGGCGGCGTTCACGGCCGCACCAGCTGGTAGGTACCCGGCTGCAGTAGCCGGAGGATCGTTGATGGGTCGGTTGGTTTGAAGCCTATGTGGACAGACTTCTTGGCTCGGCCAACTCCCATGGCGATCAGGCGCCGCAGGGCGTCTAGCTGGCCGTCA
This window encodes:
- a CDS encoding DarT ssDNA thymidine ADP-ribosyltransferase family protein, producing MNAAAPHEPALSIPDLARGFGIEEVLHFTTNRGLVGIGATGAVKSRDGLTADAYLEHIYLPNCRSRTGDAGWTGYVNLSLTQVNGTLLGISKDRWHVADEVWWCVLAFDPALLSHDGVYFTTTNNIYPAVKRGQGGAGLSALYADKVPGRYGNLSCRTAHTPRNLPTDPQAEVLYPDQVELGLLRRIYVPEDDYIDAVKGLAATLPSLSGIPIECKPEVFG